In Zingiber officinale cultivar Zhangliang chromosome 1A, Zo_v1.1, whole genome shotgun sequence, a genomic segment contains:
- the LOC122039079 gene encoding WUSCHEL-related homeobox 3-like — protein MASGGSTTRWCPTPEQVMLLEEMYRSGVRTPNAAQIQQITGQLSCYGRIEGKNVFYWFQNHKARERQKLRRRLSRHYHHLLYCQRSSFFNNPPPLITAHHALQHYHTAPAPSIFLNNQEVNAEATNFGCCRAPLKTLDLFPTSSSSAGAEEEEPKAATVPLMAQPQGISLVNRGEAR, from the exons ATGGCTTCGGGTGGCTCGACGACGAGGTGGTGTCCGACGCCGGAGCAGGTTATGCTGCTGGAGGAGATGTACCGGAGCGGCGTGCGGACGCCCAACGCCGCCCAGATCCAGCAGATCACCGGGCAGCTGTCGTGCTACGGCAGGATCGAGGGGAAGAACGTCTTCTACTGGTTCCAGAACCACAAGGCCAGGGAGAGGCAGAAGCTCCGGCGAAGGCTCAGCCGCCACTACCACCACCTCCTCTACTGCCAACGCTCCTCCTTCTTCAACAATCCCCCGCCTCTGATTACTGCACACCATGCTCTGCAACATTATCACACGGCTCCAGCTCCTTCAATCTTTCTCAATAACCAG GAGGTAAATGCTGAAGCAACGAACTTCGGTTGCTGCAGGGCGCCTCTCAAAACGCTTGATCTCTTCCCCACGAGCAGCAGCAGTGCAGGGGCGGAGGAGGAAGAACCCAAGGCTGCAACGGTGCCTCTAATGGCGCAACCACAAGGAATTAGTTTAGTAAATAGGGGGGAAGCTcgctaa